Part of the Vicia villosa cultivar HV-30 ecotype Madison, WI unplaced genomic scaffold, Vvil1.0 ctg.000605F_1_1, whole genome shotgun sequence genome is shown below.
CTTAGTTGCGATCTTATATTGTAAGATCTTACCATCCCCTCTCGATCTTATGCAAGATCCCGATTTTGACAAACCTTATAGAACCCACATTACTAATCTTCAACAATGCAACTTCTGCCACTGCACCATCTGTCCGTCGAGTTTTGGTTAAACCGGTCAAACTCGTGTAAACCAGCAGGAACCGATGCAGTCCAGTTTAGTGAAAATAAGCTAGCTTTTTAATTACGAAATAATTAGATGCAAGTCTGATCAAGGATCGAACCACATTACTAATCTTCAACAAATGCAACTTCTGCCACTGCGCCATCTGTTCGTCGTTTACTCTAATGTTGCTTTTAATTCATATATCCTATATAGGTATTTGATTTAAGAAAATCACATTGCAATTAATACTTGCCACATATCTTGTACTATATATGTGTAATATTTAGGTAATCATTCATCTCTTTTTTGGGTATAAGGTCATATTAGATGTAAGTAGTTTGATCAAGGATCGAACTCGCATTAATAATCTTCAACAATGCAACTTCTGCCACTGCGCCATCTGTTCGTCGATTACTCTAATGTTGCTTTTAACTCATATATGCAATACACGTATTTGATTTAAGAAAATCGTATTGCAATTAATATTTTCCATATAACTTGTACTAATCATTCATTTCTTTTTTGGGAATAAGGTAATAATTCATCTTTAAACGCGAAAGAATCCAAATATTAGGTAATAActcattatttttagttattgaCGCGTAACTTGTACTATTATAGAATCCAAATTGTAAACacaaaaatgatatatattatatcaaCTAATAAGTCTTCACTTATTTAAACAATAATAAGTTATTAATATTAACATTCAAATTTAGAAAGAATAAATTTAGGATACTaagtattttataaaaaaattatataaatttaagttgtgaatttatttattttttgggaCACAATGGAGCCAAAGtccaaaaaggaaaagaaaactacaacgcTACAAGCTGAGGTAACGAAACACCCCAAAAATCATGAAGCTAACATCTGAGACACCTGAAGAGGAGGCAATTGGAAATCTAAAAAATCCACTTCTCTAACACATTTCATGTTGGACAACACATCAACACATCTATTTTCTTCCTTATAAATATGCATGAAACGAACATTCCAATCAAGGGAAAGCAAATGTCTAATCTTACGCTCGATAGTCCATCCCATAGAACTCCCGGTATTGCCACACGCCCACACCATCGATACTATGGACAATGACCTCCAAATCCACTTGCACTATCAACTTCAAAATACCTTTTCTCCTAGCCAAGCTCAGCCCTTCACACACTCCCTGCTATCAACTTCGAAATACCTTTCCTCCTAGTCAAGCTCAAACCTTCATACACTCCCCACATCTCCGCCATATAAGCAGTAGTTTTCTCCTTAGTTTTTGCAAAACCACACACCCAAACATCATTCTAATACCTTATCAACCCTCCACAACCTGCAAGCCCACAACTTCCTTTGGATGCTCCATCTGTACTCAAACAAAACCATCCATTTGGAGGGTTTTTCCACTCACTATTGTTGGTTACCTTAGGTCTCTTAGCCATATCACTATCAACTTGTTTAGCCACTACTTCCTTTGGATGCTCCATCCATACTCAAACAAAACCATCCATTTGGAGGTTTTTTCCACTAAATATTGTTGGTTACCTTAGATTTCTTAGCCATATCACTATCAACTTGTTTAGTACCAAAAGATGATGAAAATCTTGATCCATAATATATTGGGGAAGACGAAGAAGACTACATATCTAATAGCGAAGGAAATGATGATGAAGAATTAGATTTTCATAATACTTAAACTTTTATTTGAGTTTTGATCATGCTTaacttgttttgaaggaaaatagttttgagattttCATAATGCTTAACTTGTTTGTTCTCTTGAATTTTGTTGGTTTTATTGACAAGTATGTTTTGCTTTAAATTGAGGCTTTTCCTTCCAACTATGAATACTGCATGAATTTTAagtaatttatttcatttttcagCCACTATGTTTTTATTAGtattaattgtataataattCCTAAATATATGAAATAGCACCCGCTCGGCTCCATTTTTAGGGTTGGCCGTTCCTCTCTGCTCCACTATCTGGAACTGACAACAGAACTAACGTTGTCCTTCACTTGTCTAATAGTCGCTTATTGCTCTTTCTAATTTCAAACTATAATACTATTTCGCAAAAAGTAAAGATTCATATAGTACTGCACTGCcagattaataaaataaatactaactaAATCCGGTCAGTAGCTAAACTTCTGAGAGTATTACTCTTTTACAATATATGACTATTTTCCACTAAAAAACAATTCAGGGACAAAGCTGAATCATGTCCACTAGTTCTGATATACCCTActcaatgaaaattttaaatctaCAGCACTTATCAAAATGGGTACATGATAACTCAAGCCTGCACAATTTCAGTTTATAATGATATATTTCTATAGGACTTTACCGGCTGTGATTGCTGCATGTTGGTTGTCCCTTCAAAATCTGTTGTTGTATCCACTGGACGTGTGGGATAATTTACAAATGGCTCTCCAGGTTGGCATGGTACAAGTGCACTGGGCATTGATTTGACAAATATGTTTAATCAAAGACAATAAATGATTTTGGAATACATGCTTAATTAAGACAGCTGCTTTACTATACAGTATATACATAGAGCAGGAAGAGGAGAAATAAtgaacatttatttataaatcttgcaaagaaattttcaaagCAATGAAAAGTAACCAATAATTCTGGGAAAAGGCTTTATGCAATAAAAATGGGGAAAAGGCGAAAAGACCAAAGCAAAATAGCAAAGGAGGAAGGAAGAAAAGGCCTTACTTCCGCCCAGGCTGTGGTTCCATTTTGAAATACCTGGAAAACAAAGTACAACATGTTGAAAATGTTGAAAATATAATAGCTCAAAGATAAAAGGGAACTAGTTGCATACCCAACAAAGATATTACATATCTAACAAGGTGTATTTCCATCAAAACTCATAGTACATGGTCTTTAATGTAAAAAAGAATTACAAATGCAACAACCAATTTTTAAACTCGTCGAAAGCATAAAACTAAATCGGCATGAGGACATCAAATCTCAATTACCACTAAAACCAGTGATCCAGCAATATATGGAAGCTCTCCAAGGATATATACGTTAAAAAGGCTGTTTGTTCCGGAGTTTTTTGgtaaaaaataacttttatattGGATAAAAAATGCTTCTAAAATTTTTAGTGAATTTGCTTTCAGCTTTTGAAAAATATCACAATCTAAAAATCttagttttgattatttttttagtAGCTTCTAAACAAACCGAAATTATAACtacctattcaaattcaaataaaatgtatttttttaataattttactcTAATTAAAAATTTCTGATTTACATAAAATCTCAACAGAATAAATCATTTTTTAACACTCAAAATGAAAAAGACAAATCACAAGCAATTATGAAACAGTCAGTAAACCACTTATATGAAAACATAACATGAAATATTTGATAACACTCTAAAAAAATTGAACCATAACACTCTAGACCCTTGGCCATCAAGGGTCTGATGACACTCCATGAACCAACTACCCCAAAAGCTTAAACTGTTAAGCAAAAAACATATAAGTGAAACATATTATAAATTCACACAAAAACTTTAATCCAGCAGCAGTAGGGCTACATAACTGCTTTTTGTATAAATAAAATAGTTTAGGGAAAGCTTCTGGAGTTTTTTTAATGATGACTACAACGATATAGTTGCTCATCCTCAGtaacttttgaaattttcaatcaGGATTATGTTAAGTACAACATTAAGAAGGCAACTACATCAGTTCCAGAAAATCTTTGATAGTATGCCATATCAAGAATATAAAAAATGGAAGGAGAATATGTTGTATCTAGTCATATTTCTGTAGACAGAAAAACCATAAACAAACATAAGTTAAATCCAGAGAACGGATTCAAAATTTAACCAAAGCAGTGGCCACAAGATATTTAAGTATTAAATAAAGGGGATTGTTACCGTAGACCcgcttatttttatgaaggtctattttagcaaacATTAACTAAAAAATGGTTGAATGCACTTTACGGTGCATGTTGCTAAAAaacaccttcataaaaataagtgggtgtattttagCAAACCCCACAGGGATTTGctaaaatacacccacttatttttatgaaggtgtgttttagcAAGTTTTAACTAAAAAACGGTTAAATGCACCCTAAGGTGCATGTCGCTAAAATAGACATTCATAAAATCAAGTGGGTCTACGTTAGCAAATCCCTTAAATAAATACACATGAAAAGTAAATATTTTAACACATTGAATGTGGTTTGAATAATTTTAGTAACTTTTTAAATTGTGTAGTTATCAATATGagcatataaataatatttatttataatataacatTATAAGGTATGAGAATATTTTTTCTCAATACACAGTTAATATAACATTAGAAGGTATACGAATACTTTTCTCAATACATTCTTAACTAAATTTTACTGCACTCGAATGTCACATAATATTAGTTTTATGATTGGCCGACAAAAAcactattaatataaaataaaattgattaaacaATAAACAGATTAAGCACAAAATATAATTGTGTTCCAATCAGCGGTGGTTATGCCCATGCTTGCCCTTCCCTAGTTCCATCTCTAGTTAAATCATCTTTTAATCACTAGATATGTAAATTTCATGCAAGaatacaagaaaataaaagaagtctTACTCATGCTCCAAAGCTTGTGCTGCCGTTATACGCCTTTTAGGATCGTATCTGCACATAAGTACACAAGCCAATATTAGAGGGCAAAAAGTACAGAAAACTTCCATTAAAAAAGAAAGTCATACATCAAATTCACATATCAACAAATATTAGATGAAATTCTTACAGGTTGAATGCCACATATAACAAAACTGTAATAGGGTTGCATTTGGTTAACTAAAATGACTATAACGGGAATGACATAGAATCATAACTCCCACTAGCAATCTTTagcattaaaaattaaatgaatgtCATTCTATCACGGCATGGTATGCCAAATCAGATAGGAATCAGAAAAATGCTCGGTGGCAATATTCCTCTAGATGGGAAAAGAGAAGAAGCAAACATGATAGAGAGATCCGCACTTAGTTACAGAATAAGGGGGTCACTCTCGAGGTTCTGAAAGATGTGAAGACTACACATGAGACATGACAGCTGGCAGCACGACTTCGATTGGTGACTATCGTATTTCCATCACAGGCATGTCTTTGACATGGCTTGCTGTTCCATTTTGAACAAACTCATCGAGGAGTAGAAGTGATTGAGAAAATCCAAGGTCAACTCCCAACTCATGGTCTACTATGGCCTGCTGAGATTCACCATCTCTATTTTAGGTATTCGGGAAATCCTTCTCAATAGACGAAATATTCCCATTATGTAAATGCCAATAGAATCAATGTTATTCATTGTGAATTTGAACATTTTGGCATTTTTTCGTTTCTTCAAATGATATTGTTGATTGTAAATATATTTTGTGTTTGTTATTTGATTATCTTCTTATTTTATAGAATCTGAGTTTCCTTCAATACTCAaggattgatttgatttgatccCTGTATTATGGGTTTGTGTTTGATTTGTTTCTTCTATATATACATGTAAATCTCTTATGAAAGTTGTGAGATGTATTAAGATTAAGGTTACTAGAGTTTATCTAAGATATGTTGGGACACCCGCTACCGGGCCACTTGAGTCACACTCCAGTTGTCTGGTCTTGAGCATGAGGGAGAGGGGGTGATGAGAGACTCATATTAGTTTAGATATGGTCTAAAAATATGTTTATAAGTGGGAGGCATCTCTCACCTTAAGAGTCagttttgtaaggttgagtttGGACACACCAAAATTTTAAGAAATATGATGGGTCAATCATTTGTTTCTTTAGTTTCAACGGTGGCCCTTGTAGAACCGGCTATTGGGTTAGCCATTTTCATTATAACTTTCTAGATCCCAAGGACTATTATAGTAGAAATTATGAACAACATTCAAGGAATAGCCCTAAATGTTAGTGGATATAAGCAACTTATTACATGGAAGgcttgaaagaagaaaatgaaataaCGACACTGGTCATAATCGATAGATGTTCGTGCTAGTTCTTGCACTAGCATGACAGCTCCATTTCAGGGAAGGCTTTTCGAACTATGGGTACCATGATACTCTGTTTTTTGGGGCCCTGGTTCGTGCAGGTTCTTGCTCTAGCATGACAGCTCCATTTCAGGGAAGGCTTTTTGAACTAAGAGTACCATGATACTCTGTTTTTTGGGGCCCTGCTTTGGATTCTGGTTTGGTGGTTGCACGTGTGGGCAACAGTATTAGTTGTCGCAATAAGGGTAGTGGCAGTAAGGATGGGTGATGATAGGAGCAGTTGGCAGGTGACATTCGTCATGGTGGTCACTGTGGGCCGGGTGAGGATTTCCACATTTCTAAAAGAAAAAGGTATAATGCTGCTAGATAGAGTTAACTTAATTAGCTATTAATGGAAGGAATGATCGTTCACTTATTTGATTGAATAGCCATTCAACTTATTCCCAATCTCTTTCCATAGTAACTGCCAAATATAAGTCATTTTGGCTATTCAAACTCTTAGATTGCTCGCAATAAAGTTGGTTGATAGATTGTTTTAGGCAGCGTTACCAAATATCCGCAATTGCGGTGTTATGGTAGATATACATGGCGGTTTTTGAGCTAGTCGCTATGGTAAATATCGGCCGGTATTGCGGGTTTTTCCGCCATAATTCGCTATAACAGCACCACAAAGCGTCCGGTATGGTGGAATTTCGGCTCTCCGACATGGAGCGCCATCTACCATGGGCAACACTGGTTTTAAGTAACTCATAATTTCATAGAATTATACAAGCGGAAAGAAATTTCCCCTAATATCCCTAGTTTGAAGAATAATGATAATCCGTACTCGGGGAGAATAAGAATTTATCATGTATTGATTGATTTCCTTCTATCTATTTAGTGTTCCCTAAGAATAAAAAGGTTAgtagaaaataaaatcaatactACTTGAAGGGCATTTCAAGAATGATATCattaaattaggttaaattagttTTCTTTAATAGGCAACTGTTAGTATGTTAGTATATTTTTTCCCCTTTACCAGGGTTTGAACTCTGGTCCTTTTGCTACTTCAACTCAATTAACCCTTTAGTTCCTACCAGTTAAATCATACtagatttgttttaatttttaaccaCAAAACATGAGTATTTTTGTACTTATAATCAAGACAGGAGGGACTAAGTATATATAGCTATGAATCATAATTAAtactatttattaattaattaatactatATATACCAAAGTTCTACAGCATGGTAGTGGCTCACTAGGTTTGCAGAGTTATAGAGCTGCTTTGCCCAGGGTATGAATTCTATCTTGTttacttttcacatttttttaatacttttaagtgGTACGGGACCAAGCCCATTCTAATCTAACTCTAGATCTCAAGGATTTTGTATCCCTGCAAACAGACTACCAAGGCACCGCATTTCTTCTGCTTTCTTCATTTGTTTCTTAGATCCCTCATCTTTGCATCCTTCTTTcgtcctttcttcttctttgactAGATGCCCTTCCTcttcattgtttttattttttttttctcatcTACATCAATTTTTTTCTGGCCATAAGAAACAAAAGTCCCTGTAGCGGCTGCGACATGACAAATTCGGCGCAATTTGGGGTTGCAGTAGCCGCACCTGCAAAACGTTTTAAAGTGGGCACCATAACTGCACCACGATTAGCCGCAAAAGCGGCGCTATTCACAGCATAGAAAGAGGCAGGGAATGTTTGAAACAGATTAACATGTGAACCGAAACTATAAAATTAACAACGGGAACAATTACAACAATAAGTGATGATGACAATGAttatgatgaagaagatgatgataaaGTTAGAAAACATAAGTaacaaaaaaacacaaacccattACCACCTGGATAAGGCAACAAAATATTGAGGCTTATTTGACCACCCTATCACAGTATTGTGGGGGATATCACTAAATCATTAGCACATAAGAGGGTAACTTTTCATCATGTTCAACTTAGCATCATTTAGAATttaaatgaaaaaggaaatacttACTCAAGCATCTTTGACAAAAGGTCATATGCAGGACTTTTTGGAGATAGGTGCACAACACTATAGAGATTAGCATTGTCACTGTTTGCAAGAAGCAGAACAGGTCCATTAGTttcatgaagaaaaaaatatatgtatatcagTTACAAAAAACAAGCACGTTAAAGAGAAAACAAAGGACTCAACACTATGAAAATAGGTCTATCCTGCATTTATTTGAATTACACAGCAATTAATATCTTACTATTTGTGTCCTTGTATATGTTGTGTATCCTGTTGCCAATGGGGATGATGTTGTAAGGAAGGCCATTTTTCTGATGTGGGATGGCCTGACACAGTAACAATGACCAGGATGTGGGTTTGGGATATCATCAAGAGAATAAACATCCCCCAACAGGGAGAAAGGAAAACAGTAAGCAAATAAATTACCTAAAACCTTGAATATCTTGTCAAGTTGATCAAGCTGCACAAGTGGAACAATGATTATTTAGAATCCAACAATGATACTACATCCAATAATAATACTCAACTGTAGAATAAAAAGAACACAAGTTTTAGCATCAAGTACCTGAAAAGGATTTGGTGTAGCTTTGACTTCTGCACCTTGAAACAGTGGCTTCAAGGTCAACAACTCAGCAAAAATGCATCCCACGGCCCACATATCTAAATGTCTCTTTAAGGAAAAGTAACTGGACCGCTATTAGAATGAGATCAAAGGGAAATCGGACACATTTATTTATCACACACAATTGATAAGTCTATCTTTCAATTATGTGTACCAAAGTCCCCAACATTAACTACATCCACTAAAAAAATTACATTCATCAAAAGTTAGTCATACCATGTCAACCTTTTGTGTATGCTCTGTTCTAAATATTGATGTGTCAGATTCATCAGAGCCGTAACTTATTCAGGCATCAACCTCAAGTCAAACTAAGAATAGCAAAAACAccaatgtaataaaaaaaaagtacAACACGGGTTAAAAGACTGAAGAAATACCCTTGATGGATTGATAACAATCATAACATCACACAAGTGTAACTCCAAAGTTAACATAATCTTTTACACAGTAAATCTTGACACACAGCACACACAGAGATGGAGGGGGATAGATAGACACCCCTAAAATTAAAGGATACCAACAGCACTGGTATAATGTTTTGCTCCAAGAAGCAACTCGGGAGCACGATACCAAATGGTTACAACAACCTGCATGTCAGTATTTTATAAATCAGGAATCTAAACgatcaaaaatatcaaaaggtAAAATGAAGTACAAGTGCACAGCTAATTGAAGTTAAAGATGACAATAGACCCAACGGCAAACACATAGAGAATCAAAACACATAAGTTTTGACGGAAGGCTCAACAGTTCAACAAGTTAAACTTGAAACAAAATACAATATCCATCACTCAGTAAGCTTACAACAGCAGAAAGCTGGGATAGTGCATAAATATTTAATGTAGTCTTACTGCAGGTATTATATGGATAGCCAGATTTCAagtcaaatataaaaaatagaagaATCATGCAGAGAATATACATTAAGATTTCTCAAATACACAGATGAAAAATGTACCCATACCCCATTTTCAGATAATGGCTTCAGAGGGGCTTGATATATCCTTGCAAGCCCAAAATCAGCAACTTTAACAACTCCATGTTCCTCCCCATCACCCATAACCTTTTTGAAGAAAGCTCGTTAGAAAAATGAGTCCACAGATAAAAGATGGACAAATAAATTTAAACTCAAATGTCTACTTCTGGGGATAAAATTATTAATCATATCATAATAAGGTGGCAAAACTCGTACCAATATATTCGATGGCTTCAAATCTCGATGTATTATCCAATTACTGGAGGGAAAGTATAATAATACAATAAATCAACacaggaaaaaaaataaaacggAACATTCTTCAACTTCACAAAGGATAGACTAACCTGTGCAGATAGTTCAGTCCATTGAGCAACTGCCATAGTATCGATTTAACAGTGTACTGGTTAATCGCTTGGTTGACCTTATCTCTATGATGTCTTATTATTTCCTGCCATTCAAGATTGCAATCTTTACACAACTAACTACAAGAAACAATTCCTTGCTTCCTACATATGTTTCTTCCCATAGAAATTCACACCATTTTTTAAGACACTGACGTAACAATAGCACAAAATCCGATCTAAAACTCGTATTTAAATGAAAAAGTgaaatatttaaatgaaaataacCTAAAAAAATAAGACATTCAGAAACTATAAACTTTCAGCAGGAAACACTGATAAACTGCAAAACAAAATGACAATTTCAAGTTAAATGCGTCGTCGACTCACATAAAGGTCATGCTCGGCATAATCAAAGGCTAGATACAGAGACATGTCTGTATGATTGATGTGAACATTCACAAGCTTCACAACATTTTCATGAGTGATCTCCCTCAGCAActgcaaaatcaaattaaaaattacTCAAAACCAATCCAAACatcaaaacttcaaaaatttgAAATAACCAAAAACATCCGCTACACAGAACAATTGCATTAGTACTAACAATCCAGTCATTTCAGCGAGTTTGGTTCAAAGCTCTTCATCAGCTGCAACATAAAATTCGgagaaaaaatttataaaaaaaaggaaaaaatattatACCATGATTTCACGAATGGCGGTGGGAGAGACACCGTCGCCGTCTTTAGATTGTTTGAATTTCTTGATGGCGATGGATTTTCCGCGGTTGGTGGCGGACTTGATCCGAGCGAGGAAGACGAGACCGTAGGTTCCTTCTCCGATCTTCCCGATCAGATCGTACTGCTGAAGCCACTCTGGTTTGTTGCTGCTGGAGCGGTTGCCGTCGCCCATGGTTGCTCCTCCTTCGGTTTGTTTCGATCACGAGCTCGACGCAGCCACGAATAAGAAACTGAAGACTTTGAATTGGATGGACCAATCGGTTAACTGCTCTGCATAAGTAAAGTACCtctactttttttgtttttgtggtcaaaaagtatattttttctagaccaaataaataaataaaaagtcgaTATAAATTCGTGCATCGGGACACAAAAAATCGTTCATATCTTAGATCATTTGATATAAATGTTATCGCAAATAATGAAGTACtgcaaattttatattattaatacaaaataaaaatgttatgtttGCGTATGTGTCTTAATACATATGTATTAACAACAGAAGATAAAATATCATTGATAAATTTATCATTTGAGTCATATGTAAATCTCAACTTC
Proteins encoded:
- the LOC131629785 gene encoding cyclin-dependent kinase E-1-like — its product is MGDGNRSSSNKPEWLQQYDLIGKIGEGTYGLVFLARIKSATNRGKSIAIKKFKQSKDGDGVSPTAIREIMLLREITHENVVKLVNVHINHTDMSLYLAFDYAEHDLYEIIRHHRDKVNQAINQYTVKSILWQLLNGLNYLHSNWIIHRDLKPSNILVMGDGEEHGVVKVADFGLARIYQAPLKPLSENGVVVTIWYRAPELLLGAKHYTSAVDMWAVGCIFAELLTLKPLFQGAEVKATPNPFQLDQLDKIFKVLGHPTSEKWPSLQHHPHWQQDTQHIQGHKYDNANLYSVVHLSPKSPAYDLLSKMLEYDPKRRITAAQALEHEYFKMEPQPGRNALVPCQPGEPFVNYPTRPVDTTTDFEGTTNMQQSQPVSSGAAIAGNMPGGHVSNRPVPRPMNVGMQRMHQLQAYNLPSQPGMGSGINPAGIPMQRGVPQQAHQQQQLRRKDQMGMPGYPPQQKPRRM